In Nitrospirota bacterium, one genomic interval encodes:
- the lptD gene encoding LPS assembly protein LptD produces MRLSRCLAGWLLVGLLFPLGGHAVGNQAASVPAATSSGALPLDITAERIDYLQEQETYEANGSVVVNQGAMRLTADHMTIHALPGVVIATGHVRLVDPKADLATERLELNVNTEAGVITHGRVYLKASNTSVEGRLMQRFSEDHYRVKEGRFTNCDAQEGETPAWRFEFKDLDLNAGDHVGFAGGWLCVNDVPVIPIPTMTYPLSSRRSGFLIPNVGYDNRFGTHLQESFYWAINPSQDLTISPSYYSSLGYGSDFEYRYALDQKSKGQWFVSFLQQTKLPNVSGVTDTGSSASQSRALIAGTHTQQFTPDLLLRAQISFVTDPNYLQQLSNSGAQRALPSSENNILATQRLPYGNLYFLGQYLQPLQAGGKDTFQRLPETGYSLPNLSLFNSPLLLGLDSNYVNFYREQGFTLNRVDVMPGLTTDVIDLGHIIGLTPQAKVREVYYTRGVESSNSQHRETLWASLDATSKLSRRFGVGDGGSFLHTLEPSVVYEYVPPTDQSKITQIDQVDDLPKKNLLTYAIRSRLLEQEGGSSFNWLDFTMAQSYHVGATQTRARDFTPGASPQLGSITQPLQPATVAIDGKKLSDLWMRAVIGNTTPQFTPAQLAGTAFGRGAGVVPGQQPAINQYLTIDAFFDPYRSTMSQFNTDLRVQQSNYWYLEVGQRFSRDGNRVRRGDVWNPVSFNEVYAPTEEIQFVTAGGGFRTPWGWTIGAKGYYDVKNGKSPEYDVVALYQNPCKCWSLGLYYLQFPDRAQYNFMLSLTGIGWTENFGTAVLRSILSPLLIGEKGLPWAAPGGPYGRAQSVLPQTGMGGIAR; encoded by the coding sequence ATGCGGTTATCCAGGTGTCTGGCCGGTTGGTTGTTGGTGGGGCTGTTGTTTCCGCTCGGCGGGCATGCCGTGGGGAACCAGGCTGCGTCTGTGCCGGCGGCGACATCGTCCGGTGCGCTCCCGCTCGATATCACTGCCGAACGCATCGATTATCTCCAAGAACAAGAGACGTACGAAGCCAATGGTTCGGTGGTGGTCAATCAGGGCGCCATGCGTCTCACGGCCGATCACATGACCATTCATGCCTTGCCTGGCGTGGTGATTGCCACGGGCCATGTCCGACTCGTCGATCCCAAAGCCGATCTCGCGACCGAACGGTTGGAACTCAACGTGAATACCGAGGCGGGGGTGATCACGCATGGACGGGTCTATCTGAAAGCCTCGAATACCTCGGTCGAGGGTCGACTCATGCAGCGGTTTTCAGAGGACCATTATCGGGTGAAAGAGGGCCGGTTTACGAACTGCGATGCGCAGGAAGGGGAGACGCCGGCCTGGCGGTTTGAGTTTAAAGATCTCGATCTGAATGCCGGCGATCACGTGGGATTTGCCGGCGGGTGGCTCTGTGTGAACGATGTCCCGGTGATTCCGATTCCCACGATGACCTATCCGCTCTCCAGTCGACGGAGCGGGTTTCTCATTCCGAATGTCGGGTACGACAATCGATTTGGGACGCACCTCCAGGAAAGTTTTTATTGGGCCATCAATCCTAGCCAGGATCTGACGATCTCTCCTTCGTATTACAGCAGTCTCGGCTACGGAAGCGATTTCGAGTATCGTTATGCCCTGGACCAGAAATCGAAGGGGCAATGGTTCGTCAGTTTTCTGCAGCAGACGAAATTGCCGAATGTGTCAGGCGTCACCGACACCGGGAGCAGCGCGTCCCAGTCCCGCGCGCTCATCGCCGGGACCCATACCCAGCAGTTCACGCCGGATTTGTTGTTGCGCGCCCAGATAAGCTTTGTGACCGATCCAAACTATCTGCAGCAGCTCAGTAACTCAGGCGCCCAGCGGGCGCTCCCAAGCAGTGAAAATAATATCTTAGCCACACAGCGGCTGCCCTATGGGAACCTCTACTTCCTCGGTCAATACCTGCAGCCTCTCCAGGCGGGAGGTAAGGATACGTTCCAGCGGTTGCCGGAAACCGGCTATAGCCTTCCCAACCTGTCGCTCTTCAACTCGCCGCTGCTCCTTGGGTTGGACAGCAATTATGTGAACTTTTATCGCGAACAGGGCTTTACGCTCAATCGGGTGGATGTGATGCCTGGTCTCACCACCGATGTCATCGACCTGGGGCACATTATCGGTCTGACGCCGCAAGCGAAGGTCCGGGAGGTCTATTACACCCGAGGCGTCGAATCGAGCAATAGTCAGCATCGGGAGACGTTGTGGGCGAGCCTTGACGCGACCTCGAAGCTCAGCCGACGATTCGGTGTCGGAGACGGTGGCTCGTTCTTGCATACGCTCGAGCCGAGCGTGGTCTATGAGTATGTGCCTCCCACGGATCAGTCGAAGATTACGCAGATTGATCAGGTGGACGATCTGCCGAAGAAGAATTTGCTGACCTATGCCATCCGCAGCCGGTTGCTGGAGCAAGAGGGCGGCAGCAGTTTCAACTGGCTGGATTTTACGATGGCGCAGAGTTATCACGTGGGTGCGACGCAAACGAGAGCGCGCGATTTTACTCCGGGGGCTTCTCCGCAGCTCGGGTCGATTACGCAACCGCTGCAGCCGGCAACGGTGGCCATTGACGGCAAGAAACTGTCCGACCTCTGGATGCGCGCCGTGATCGGCAATACGACGCCTCAGTTCACGCCGGCTCAGCTGGCTGGCACGGCGTTCGGTCGTGGCGCCGGGGTTGTCCCCGGTCAGCAGCCGGCCATCAATCAGTATCTCACCATCGATGCCTTTTTCGATCCCTACCGATCCACGATGAGTCAATTCAATACTGACCTTCGGGTGCAACAGTCGAACTACTGGTACCTGGAAGTCGGACAACGATTTTCTCGCGATGGGAACCGCGTCCGCCGCGGCGATGTCTGGAACCCCGTTTCGTTCAATGAGGTCTATGCGCCGACCGAAGAAATTCAGTTTGTCACGGCAGGCGGAGGGTTTCGGACACCCTGGGGCTGGACCATCGGCGCCAAGGGTTATTACGATGTGAAGAACGGCAAGAGCCCGGAGTACGATGTCGTGGCCCTCTATCAGAATCCCTGCAAGTGTTGGTCTCTAGGCCTGTACTATTTACAGTTCCCAGACCGGGCTCAGTACAATTTCATGCTGAGCCTGACTGGTATTGGTTGGACGGAAAACTTCGGTACGGCGGTGCTCCGAAGTATACTCAGTCCTCTGCTGATCGGAGAGAAAGGTCTGCCCTGGGCTGCACCGGGCGGGCCATATGGAAGGGCACAGTCGGTTCTGCCCCAGACAGGGATGGGAGGGATAGCCCGGTGA
- a CDS encoding response regulator, whose amino-acid sequence MTLPVIPEPAKNPPTLLVIDDEAGPRDALTAILRPFFTLLAAESASAAIDILNSQPVDIITLDQKLPDRQGLDLLQEIKHDHAEVEVIMVTGYGSLKSAMEGIRHGAAGYLLKPFNVTELLSLVNQTVEKKQRLDFLRHFLRTSTGLWGSESEGAQAWQQLFTGYQAIGKSTQEPASRCESTPSQLLPLLSDLLEAKDRQLLNHCSRVSFYATLLANRINLTTAEQKSLALGAFLHDIGKVGPETYHFAEDEIAMDGESVGNRLHPELGGKLVLPLGLPAEVGQIIAYHHERWDGSGYPYGLQEEGIPQLARIVCLAQAFDHLTAELPGRTPLSIDDACQHMLAHAGTHFEPKLTELFTHVIQECKACLPAMATATTPAD is encoded by the coding sequence ATGACCTTACCTGTGATTCCTGAGCCGGCGAAGAATCCGCCGACCCTTCTCGTGATCGATGATGAGGCAGGACCTCGTGACGCCCTGACAGCGATTCTCAGACCATTCTTTACGCTCCTCGCCGCAGAATCAGCCAGTGCAGCAATTGACATACTCAACTCCCAGCCTGTCGACATCATTACACTCGACCAGAAGCTTCCGGACCGCCAGGGCTTAGACCTCCTTCAAGAAATCAAGCATGACCATGCCGAGGTTGAGGTCATCATGGTGACCGGGTACGGGAGCTTAAAGTCCGCCATGGAGGGCATACGCCATGGCGCGGCCGGCTACCTGCTCAAACCTTTCAACGTCACTGAATTGCTTTCACTGGTCAACCAGACCGTCGAGAAGAAGCAACGGCTCGACTTCCTCAGACATTTCCTCAGGACATCGACCGGACTCTGGGGATCGGAATCCGAAGGCGCCCAGGCGTGGCAACAATTGTTCACGGGATACCAGGCGATCGGAAAATCGACGCAAGAACCGGCATCTCGCTGCGAATCCACCCCGAGCCAGCTCCTCCCTCTGCTCTCAGACCTGCTCGAAGCCAAAGATCGGCAGCTCCTCAACCACTGCAGCCGAGTTAGCTTCTACGCGACCCTCTTGGCCAACCGCATAAACTTAACGACCGCTGAGCAAAAGTCTCTAGCATTGGGCGCATTCCTCCACGACATCGGGAAGGTCGGGCCTGAGACCTATCACTTCGCCGAGGATGAAATCGCGATGGATGGGGAATCTGTCGGCAATCGGCTCCACCCGGAACTTGGCGGAAAACTTGTGTTGCCATTGGGACTGCCGGCTGAGGTGGGACAGATCATTGCCTATCACCATGAACGCTGGGATGGCTCAGGGTATCCCTATGGACTGCAAGAAGAAGGCATTCCTCAACTGGCCCGTATCGTGTGTCTGGCCCAAGCATTCGACCATCTGACCGCGGAGCTTCCAGGCCGAACGCCTCTCTCAATTGATGACGCCTGCCAACACATGCTGGCGCATGCAGGCACTCACTTCGAACCAAAATTGACAGAACTCTTTACGCATGTGATCCAGGAATGCAAAGCATGCCTTCCTGCAATGGCAACGGCCACAACCCCTGCCGACTGA
- a CDS encoding ATP-binding protein, with amino-acid sequence MTSRPPNTDFSASSSSELLTIVTQFASDLGTMTDLPTIGNRIIQELCRAGATTHGALFVLDREHECYRRANMVGSDAPTYIPPTLAVSHPLPQHLLATNRIMAQADSAADLQDTDFGANARKAMESMQASRIVPHLNKNRLIAFTVLGAAVPLTTEQALNKAMLAALAQTATNALDTIVLYEDLHRSHTLMKRTDRLKSLETIAGGFAHEIRNPLTSIKTFIQLAPERKDDPQFIQEFSKVVLDDVYRIERLIQEILDYARYMEPKLTDEDFNDIVASCLYFIDVKADSRGIKIEKELAADLPRVMLDRQQIKQVLLNLLLNAIDSMAGAGGRLRVQTRTVVKPGGKVWAHIEIEDTGEGIQEANLEHIFDPFFTTKHESGEHEGTGLGLTIVHQIIQEHHGEIRVKSTVGIGTTFFVSLPALPA; translated from the coding sequence ATGACGTCACGCCCACCGAATACCGACTTCTCAGCCTCGTCTTCCAGTGAGCTCTTAACTATCGTCACACAGTTTGCGTCAGACCTGGGCACCATGACCGACCTGCCGACCATCGGCAATCGCATTATCCAAGAACTCTGTCGCGCAGGAGCGACGACCCATGGGGCGCTATTCGTCCTGGATCGCGAACACGAATGTTATCGCCGCGCCAACATGGTTGGTTCGGATGCCCCCACCTATATTCCACCAACGTTAGCCGTGAGCCATCCCTTGCCTCAACACCTACTCGCCACCAACCGGATCATGGCACAGGCCGACTCGGCTGCTGACCTTCAAGACACTGACTTCGGAGCCAACGCACGCAAGGCGATGGAATCGATGCAGGCCTCCCGCATCGTGCCGCATCTCAACAAAAACCGTCTCATTGCCTTCACCGTCCTCGGCGCAGCAGTCCCTCTCACGACAGAACAGGCGCTCAACAAGGCCATGCTTGCCGCGCTGGCACAAACCGCCACCAATGCACTCGACACTATTGTGCTGTACGAAGATCTGCATCGCTCACACACACTGATGAAGCGAACGGATCGGCTGAAATCTCTTGAGACGATCGCCGGCGGCTTCGCTCACGAAATCAGAAATCCCCTTACCTCGATTAAAACCTTTATCCAGTTGGCCCCTGAACGAAAAGATGACCCGCAATTTATTCAGGAGTTCAGCAAAGTCGTGCTCGACGATGTGTATCGAATCGAGCGATTGATCCAGGAAATTCTCGACTACGCCCGATACATGGAACCCAAACTGACGGATGAAGATTTCAACGATATTGTCGCCTCCTGTCTCTATTTCATCGACGTGAAGGCGGACAGCCGTGGGATCAAGATTGAAAAAGAGTTGGCGGCTGACCTGCCTCGTGTCATGCTGGATCGACAACAGATCAAGCAGGTCCTGCTCAATCTCCTCCTCAATGCCATAGACTCGATGGCAGGAGCGGGTGGGCGGTTACGTGTTCAAACCCGCACAGTGGTGAAGCCGGGAGGGAAAGTCTGGGCCCACATCGAAATCGAGGATACCGGTGAGGGAATCCAAGAGGCCAATCTCGAACACATTTTCGACCCATTTTTCACGACCAAACACGAGAGCGGAGAACACGAAGGAACGGGACTCGGGTTGACGATTGTCCATCAAATTATTCAAGAACATCACGGCGAAATCCGGGTGAAGAGTACAGTCGGTATCGGCACCACATTTTTCGTGAGCCTACCGGCCTTGCCCGCATAA
- a CDS encoding folylpolyglutamate synthase/dihydrofolate synthase family protein has protein sequence MTYLSAVTFLYRLQKHGIKLGLDTMTALMGRLGMPQTTYRTLHIAGTNGKGSTAAMTAAILQAAGYRVGLYTSPHLVEFRERIRVNGEMIAESQVTQLTEQLQSVCQPDLSPTFFEYTTAMAFQHFADSGVDVAVLEVGLGGRFDATNVVTPLACAVTTIALDHQEYLGTTVSAIAFEKAGIIKQGVPVVLGRLDDEARRTIEQVAIERQAPVFRLQEDFRTEGEGPEDFSYRGMGLHYDGLACVLEGRHQLDNAACALALLEAAAPQGIAVTAEAVRAGLRAVDWAGRLEVVDHDPTILLDGAHNPAAARVLAHYLTQSARSHPSRPVVLVLAMMRDKDHRGFVEPLKGLVDEVVLTQADLPRSFTAQELSASLDGVLPHSHVMSSLGDAMVLARQLATPEGLVCVTGSLMLVGECKAWLRGCGLSPLRG, from the coding sequence ATGACCTATTTGTCTGCCGTGACTTTTCTCTATCGCCTGCAAAAGCATGGCATCAAATTGGGTCTCGATACAATGACGGCGCTGATGGGGCGACTCGGGATGCCGCAGACCACGTATCGCACACTGCATATCGCCGGGACGAACGGAAAGGGCTCCACCGCGGCTATGACTGCCGCGATATTGCAGGCGGCAGGGTATCGAGTGGGGCTCTATACCTCGCCCCATCTCGTGGAGTTTCGAGAGCGGATTCGTGTGAATGGCGAGATGATTGCGGAGTCGCAGGTGACACAATTGACCGAACAACTTCAGTCGGTCTGCCAACCGGACCTGTCGCCGACCTTCTTCGAATATACGACGGCGATGGCATTTCAGCACTTCGCCGACTCAGGAGTCGACGTGGCGGTGTTGGAAGTCGGGCTTGGCGGGCGCTTCGATGCCACCAATGTCGTGACACCCTTGGCTTGTGCGGTGACGACGATTGCCCTCGATCATCAGGAATATCTGGGGACGACCGTCTCGGCGATCGCGTTCGAGAAGGCCGGCATTATCAAACAGGGGGTGCCGGTGGTGCTGGGGCGGCTCGATGATGAGGCCAGGCGCACGATCGAGCAGGTGGCTATAGAACGGCAGGCCCCGGTCTTTCGCCTGCAAGAGGATTTTCGTACAGAGGGGGAGGGACCCGAGGACTTTTCCTATCGCGGCATGGGTCTGCACTATGACGGATTGGCCTGTGTCTTGGAGGGGCGGCATCAACTGGATAACGCGGCCTGTGCGTTGGCGCTCTTGGAAGCGGCAGCCCCTCAGGGGATCGCGGTCACGGCTGAAGCGGTGCGAGCTGGCTTGCGCGCGGTCGACTGGGCCGGGCGATTGGAAGTGGTCGATCACGATCCGACGATCCTGCTGGATGGCGCACATAATCCCGCTGCCGCCAGGGTCTTGGCTCACTACCTCACCCAGTCTGCCCGATCTCATCCGTCCCGCCCCGTCGTCCTGGTCCTTGCCATGATGCGAGATAAGGACCATCGAGGGTTTGTCGAGCCGCTCAAGGGCCTGGTGGATGAAGTCGTGTTGACACAGGCGGATCTTCCTCGTTCATTCACCGCGCAGGAACTCAGCGCTTCGCTCGACGGTGTGCTGCCGCATTCGCATGTCATGTCCTCGCTCGGTGATGCGATGGTCTTGGCCAGACAGCTGGCCACACCGGAGGGGCTGGTCTGCGTCACGGGCTCGCTCATGCTGGTGGGCGAGTGCAAGGCCTGGCTCCGTGGCTGTGGGCTGTCGCCGCTTCGGGGCTGA
- the recN gene encoding DNA repair protein RecN, protein MRIVNFALIEQLSLQFQSGFIVLTGETGAGKSLLIDAIALLVGGRASTDQIRTGEDEAQLEASFHLPDTHPLLQRLRSLDLIGQHESELILRRVLSRSGRHRVYLNGSLCPLRVLEELGGTLVDIHGQHEQQSLLAPAKQLDALDAFGRLHELRGRYEQTYQGWKGLRTQLDALQHEGVDRTRLEDMLRFQSQEIEQAGLLPDEEERVRHERQRLVHAHRLRELAHEAYVELQEDEQAVLTRLGRIERTLVALAQTDTAMGDCEQAAKDSAIQLKDLAGRLRDYAEQLEADPDRLAVVEDRLDLIQQLKKKYGGSVEAVLATGRRVQEELQLLDNREARTAQLTVRLDEEACRLRMLAQQLSKKRMDAAKRMTLLVGAELVALKMEQAIFQVTVLSDESDEGLGPSGRDRAEFLLSSNPGEPARPLGRVASGGELSRIMLALKTVLAEMDQVPVLVFDEIDTGVGGAVAAAMGTRLRKLGSFHQVFCITHLPQVAAQAEHHLLVEKGLESQRTSTSVRALKGIGREEEIARMLGGLTITKKVRETAAELIAGTKGKRSE, encoded by the coding sequence TTGCGCATCGTCAATTTCGCGCTCATTGAGCAGCTCAGTCTCCAATTCCAGTCAGGCTTTATTGTTCTGACCGGGGAGACCGGGGCTGGCAAATCTCTCCTCATCGATGCGATTGCGTTGCTAGTCGGTGGACGGGCCTCCACCGACCAGATTCGTACTGGCGAAGACGAGGCTCAGCTCGAAGCATCGTTCCATCTCCCAGATACCCATCCACTCCTCCAACGATTGCGGTCACTAGACCTCATCGGTCAGCACGAGTCCGAACTGATTCTTCGGCGTGTCCTCTCTCGATCCGGTCGCCATCGTGTGTACCTCAACGGCAGCCTCTGTCCGCTCCGTGTACTCGAAGAACTCGGGGGCACACTCGTCGATATTCATGGTCAGCATGAGCAGCAATCGCTGCTAGCCCCGGCCAAACAACTCGATGCCCTCGATGCGTTCGGACGCCTCCATGAGTTGCGTGGACGGTACGAGCAGACTTATCAGGGATGGAAGGGTCTTCGCACGCAGTTGGATGCCTTGCAGCATGAAGGTGTCGATCGTACACGACTTGAAGACATGTTGCGGTTTCAATCGCAGGAGATCGAGCAAGCCGGCTTGCTGCCCGACGAAGAAGAACGGGTTCGTCATGAGCGGCAGCGACTGGTCCATGCACATCGGCTGAGGGAATTGGCCCATGAGGCCTATGTGGAATTGCAGGAGGATGAGCAGGCGGTTCTCACCAGGCTTGGACGGATCGAACGGACCCTTGTAGCGCTGGCTCAGACCGACACAGCGATGGGTGATTGTGAGCAGGCTGCCAAGGATTCCGCGATTCAGCTCAAGGATCTTGCAGGACGATTGCGGGATTATGCGGAACAACTCGAGGCCGATCCTGACCGATTGGCTGTCGTGGAGGACCGACTCGATCTTATCCAACAACTGAAGAAAAAATATGGAGGGTCGGTCGAGGCAGTACTTGCGACGGGAAGACGGGTGCAGGAGGAGCTGCAGCTCTTGGACAATCGTGAAGCGCGCACTGCTCAATTGACGGTGCGGTTGGACGAAGAAGCCTGCCGTCTCCGCATGTTGGCGCAGCAACTGTCGAAGAAGCGAATGGACGCAGCCAAGCGAATGACGTTGCTCGTGGGGGCAGAGCTGGTCGCGTTGAAAATGGAACAGGCCATCTTTCAAGTCACGGTCTTGAGTGATGAGTCGGATGAGGGGCTTGGACCGTCTGGGCGTGACCGAGCAGAGTTCCTGCTCTCAAGCAATCCTGGTGAACCGGCGAGGCCGTTGGGACGAGTGGCCTCCGGCGGGGAACTGTCGAGGATTATGTTGGCGCTCAAAACAGTATTGGCCGAGATGGACCAGGTGCCGGTGTTGGTATTCGATGAAATCGATACGGGGGTGGGCGGGGCGGTTGCTGCCGCTATGGGAACGAGATTGCGCAAGCTCGGGTCGTTCCATCAAGTATTTTGTATCACCCATCTTCCTCAGGTTGCTGCCCAAGCGGAGCATCATCTGCTGGTGGAAAAGGGACTGGAGAGTCAGCGTACATCCACATCGGTGCGAGCGCTCAAGGGGATAGGGCGAGAAGAAGAAATCGCCAGAATGTTGGGCGGACTGACCATTACGAAAAAAGTGCGTGAAACGGCAGCGGAGCTCATTGCGGGGACGAAGGGAAAACGGTCTGAGTGA
- a CDS encoding sigma-54 dependent transcriptional regulator, protein MKKRILLIDDEARVRASLKAVLEPAYETIQAADAQEGLELFRKEAPHLVLLDVILPGTDGLSVLQTIRAEDRTAPVIMLTGTKAVKTAVDAMKFGAADYLSKPFDVEELRIIVDRALKDQELQREVKQLRAQVVRRYAFHNLIGKSPSMQDIYTKIEQVADSRTTVFISGESGTGKELVAKALHYNSSRRERPFIALNCAALPETLIESELFGHEKGSFTDATARRVGQFELANTGTLFLDEIGDLSAMTQAKLLRVLQEREFTRVGGVQSIKVDVRIVTATNKNLEELVRKGQFREDLYYRINVIALYLPPLRERGEDVPLLAKHFLAKRIEEENRPPQEFSKDAVDLLSRYPWPGNVREMENIIEQAFIWSKGSDTITPEHLPTILKNDTRSTSLRDDTLAGRLSLEKAVMEFEREIILDALKRTGYIQTHAANLLGISRRMLKYRMDTLGIGRPDQEVNAEPQAIVQE, encoded by the coding sequence ATGAAAAAGCGAATCCTGTTGATCGATGATGAGGCCCGGGTTCGGGCCTCATTGAAAGCGGTGCTCGAACCAGCCTACGAAACGATCCAAGCCGCAGACGCCCAAGAGGGCCTCGAGCTATTTCGCAAGGAAGCTCCCCATCTGGTACTCCTCGACGTCATCCTGCCTGGCACGGACGGGCTGTCGGTACTCCAAACCATACGCGCCGAGGACCGGACGGCGCCGGTCATCATGCTGACAGGAACAAAAGCTGTCAAAACCGCCGTCGACGCCATGAAGTTCGGCGCGGCCGATTATCTCTCGAAGCCTTTCGATGTGGAAGAACTCCGCATCATTGTCGACCGCGCACTCAAGGATCAGGAACTCCAGCGGGAGGTCAAACAGCTCCGCGCCCAAGTCGTTCGACGTTATGCCTTTCACAATCTGATCGGCAAAAGCCCGTCGATGCAAGACATCTACACCAAGATCGAACAAGTCGCCGACAGCCGCACCACCGTGTTTATCTCCGGAGAGAGCGGAACGGGAAAGGAGCTGGTCGCCAAGGCCCTCCATTACAATAGCAGCAGGCGCGAACGGCCCTTCATCGCACTCAATTGTGCCGCCCTTCCTGAAACGCTCATCGAGAGTGAGTTATTCGGCCATGAGAAAGGCTCGTTCACGGATGCCACGGCTCGTCGAGTCGGACAATTTGAACTCGCGAATACCGGTACGCTTTTCCTCGACGAAATCGGCGACCTCAGCGCCATGACACAAGCCAAGCTGCTGCGGGTCTTGCAAGAACGAGAGTTCACCAGAGTCGGCGGGGTGCAATCTATCAAGGTGGATGTGCGCATCGTCACCGCGACGAACAAGAATCTCGAGGAACTCGTTCGCAAAGGACAATTCCGCGAAGACCTCTACTACCGCATCAACGTCATTGCGCTGTATTTGCCCCCGCTCCGGGAACGCGGTGAAGACGTCCCCCTCCTCGCCAAACATTTTCTGGCAAAGCGTATCGAGGAAGAAAACAGGCCGCCGCAAGAATTTTCAAAAGATGCCGTCGATCTTCTCTCCCGCTATCCCTGGCCTGGCAATGTGCGGGAAATGGAGAACATCATCGAGCAGGCATTCATTTGGTCCAAGGGGTCGGACACCATCACCCCCGAACATCTCCCGACTATCCTGAAGAATGACACTCGCTCCACCTCACTCCGCGATGACACCCTCGCCGGGCGACTATCACTCGAAAAAGCCGTGATGGAATTCGAGCGCGAAATTATCTTAGACGCCCTGAAACGAACAGGTTATATCCAAACTCATGCCGCCAACCTGCTCGGAATCAGCCGCCGGATGCTGAAATACCGCATGGACACCTTGGGAATTGGCCGGCCAGATCAGGAAGTCAATGCCGAACCGCAGGCCATAGTGCAGGAATAG
- the accD gene encoding acetyl-CoA carboxylase, carboxyltransferase subunit beta, translating to MAWFKKQKTTEAEAPKRSKLSEGMWLKCNHCREIVYRKEVERNNKVCPKCDYHFPISVLERIALLVDFGTFKEWDAELGPLDPLSFHDTKSYKDRVKAHQEKTGRKDAMVIGEGMMNGRRVVLCVFDFSFMGGSMGSVVGEKICRAIDRALETRLPVILVTTSGGARMQEGILSLMQMAKTSAAVAKLGEAKLPFICLLADPTFGGVTASVAMLGDVILAEPKALIGFAGPRVIEQTIKQQLPDQFQRAEFLLEHGMIDMIVERKQLKETLSTLVAHF from the coding sequence ATGGCCTGGTTTAAAAAACAGAAAACGACTGAGGCTGAAGCCCCGAAACGATCCAAGCTTTCGGAGGGCATGTGGCTCAAGTGCAATCATTGCCGGGAGATCGTCTATCGTAAAGAGGTCGAACGGAACAATAAGGTCTGCCCGAAGTGTGATTACCATTTTCCCATCTCCGTCTTGGAGCGCATTGCACTCTTGGTCGACTTCGGCACGTTCAAGGAATGGGATGCGGAACTCGGTCCCCTGGACCCCCTGAGCTTTCACGACACGAAGTCGTACAAGGATCGGGTGAAGGCGCACCAGGAGAAGACCGGCCGCAAAGATGCCATGGTGATCGGCGAGGGGATGATGAACGGCCGCCGGGTGGTGCTCTGTGTATTCGACTTCAGTTTTATGGGCGGCAGCATGGGGTCGGTGGTCGGTGAAAAAATTTGCCGCGCGATCGATCGCGCGCTGGAGACCCGGTTGCCGGTGATCTTGGTCACTACCTCCGGAGGCGCCAGGATGCAAGAGGGGATTCTCTCCCTGATGCAGATGGCCAAGACCTCTGCCGCGGTTGCCAAACTGGGCGAGGCGAAACTGCCATTTATTTGTTTGTTAGCCGATCCCACGTTCGGAGGTGTCACCGCGAGCGTCGCCATGTTGGGCGATGTGATTCTCGCCGAACCGAAAGCGCTGATCGGCTTTGCCGGGCCCCGCGTCATCGAGCAGACTATCAAACAGCAGCTGCCGGATCAGTTTCAGCGCGCAGAGTTTCTGCTCGAGCATGGCATGATCGATATGATCGTGGAGCGCAAGCAACTGAAAGAAACCTTAAGTACGCTCGTGGCCCACTTTTAA
- the trxA gene encoding thioredoxin — MAGDALKVEDGTWDADVMKSAELVMVDFWAVWCGPCQMVAPIIEELAKEYAGKMKVRKLNTDENPEVAGRYQVMSIPTILFFKNGQVVEKLVGARPKRQFKEMIDSLLAQPAGSA, encoded by the coding sequence GTGGCTGGTGATGCACTGAAAGTTGAAGATGGAACGTGGGACGCCGATGTCATGAAGTCCGCTGAACTGGTGATGGTCGACTTCTGGGCGGTCTGGTGTGGCCCCTGCCAAATGGTCGCTCCGATCATCGAGGAGTTGGCCAAAGAATATGCCGGAAAAATGAAGGTGCGGAAGCTCAATACCGATGAGAATCCGGAAGTGGCAGGCCGCTATCAGGTCATGAGTATCCCGACGATTCTGTTTTTCAAGAATGGCCAAGTCGTGGAAAAACTCGTTGGCGCACGACCCAAGCGGCAGTTCAAGGAAATGATCGATTCCCTGCTGGCGCAACCAGCCGGCTCAGCCTAG